DNA from Methylobacterium currus:
TCCGGGGGTCTACGGGTCCGTCTCCGACTCTGTTTTACGCAGGTAGGAGAGGATCGCGCTCACCGGGAGCGGACCAGGCTGCTCAGGCAAGGCAAGGCTCACGGGCGCGCCCAGGGACGCCATGATGTCGCGCAAGCCTTCGACCCATTCCTGGGCCTCTGCATGAGTCGCGAGTTCGGTTCGAAAAAATCTCTTGTCCGGCTCGATTGTCGCGATGACGGTGAAACGTCCGTCCGGAGCATCGAGGATGTCATAGGTTACGCGGCGGGCCATGCGCGCCCTTTAGCACAGGATACTTGGTCGAACAACTATGCCCACTTCGCTGTAATTTTTAACAATTCCAATCTGATTCGGAAGATAGCCAGGAGTGGACTGCCGGCGAAAGCCGGCTCTCGCAAATGAGGGTGCGAACGTCGGAACATCTAGCTTGATTATTACATCGGGCCCAACCGGCTGAAGCCGTTCCACTGAAGACGATTAGATTGCAGTCACGACAATCTTGGAGGGTAAACAAAAATTATTATATCAATACAGAGCGACTGCCAATCCTGAACCATCGCTCGACATTGTCAAAATCATTGCATCATTACCGTCCTCCAGGAGATCCAGGCCCGTTATATGTTTCTCTCGACTTTCATAACGCGACGGGAAGCCGCGGTGATTTCGACGGCTCTCCGCGCCACAATCGGGGTCGGAGAATTTACGTCTCCCAATTGCCAAAGCGGCCGCCGTCAGCCATCACGAAACCGTGACTGATAGCTAATTTTTCTAGGGAGTATCCATGACCGGTCAGAACGCCCTGTCAGGCACGCGGCAGATCGATCGCACAGTCGCTATTGTTTCGGCCTACGTGGCGAACAATCACGTTCACTCCGGCAATCTGACGGCCCTGATCGAGTCCGTGCATGCCGCCCTCGGCAATATCGGCCTGCCTGAAGCGAAGCCGGAGCAGGGTCCTGACAAGGCCACACCTGCCCAGATCAGAAAATCGATCACGCGTGACGGGCTAACGAGCTTTATCGATGGCAAGATCTACAAGACGCTCAAGCGCCATATTGCCGGGCATGGTCTCAATCCCCAATCGTACCGCGAACGCTACGGCCTACCGCACGACTATCCCATGGTTTCTGTGAGCTACTCCGAAACGCGCTCGGCTCTCGCCAGGCAGAACGGTCTAGGTCGCAAGCCGGAACCCTCCGACGCCTCCGACGCTGAGACTGACAGTGCGCCAGTGCCGGGGAAAATTGGGGCAGGCAAGCGGACGAAAGCTGCCTGAAAGCGGTTGAGACAGCCCGCTAAACGTCAGCGGGCTTTTGACGCTCAGCTCATCTCCGTTGAGACTTACTCCGAGATCAGCTCCTTGATCCGGTTGGCGAGCGCAGCGACGGCGAACGGCTTGGTCATCACGGCCATGCCGGGGTCGAGATGGCCGCGGTTGATGGCGGCGTTCTCGGCGTACCGGATAATGAACAGCACCTTCATGCCGGCTCGCAGCTCACGGGCGGCGTCAGCGATCTGCCGCATGTCCATCCCGCCCGGCAGGCCGACACCAGTGACCAGCAGGTCGATGCGGACTTTCGACTGAACAAGCTTGAGGGCCGAGGGATCGTCCTGGTCCTCGAGCGCATGATAGCCAAGCTCGCTCAGGACCTCCGACACCAGCATGCGGACCTAGGCTCGTCATCGACGATGAGAACGGTCTGGCCGCCCTCGGGGCATTCTGGAAGGGGAGGCACCATCTCCTGATCGTCGACATCCTCGCCGAGATGCCGGGGCATGTAGATGCACACCATCGTGCCTCGTCTGACTTCGGAGTAGATGCGCACCTGCCCACCCGACTGCCCTGTTATGGGGCGGACAGGGCCTCGGCGACGAGGAGATACCCGACCCGCAAGGGTGCTGACTTCCGCCAGGGTCTCAACGGTCGAGACGCTTTGGATCGCTTGGACTTTCCGGGGACGTTGGACGGTTACAGCCGAACTGACCGGTGAACGCGGACAGACGACTTGGCCCGAGATCGATTGGGCCGCGACGGAGGACGCCGTGAAGCGATTGCAGGGCCGCATCTTCCGTGCCGCGGCAGCCGGGAAGGCTCGGCAGGTCAAGAACCTGCAGAAGCTCCTGGTTCGCTCCACATCCGCAAAACGGCTCGCGGTCCGCCGGGTGACCCAGCAGAACGCGGGCCGTGAAACGCCCGGCATCGACGGCGTGGTGTGCAGGACGCCCGAGAGCCGGATGAGGTTGGCCGATCACGGCCTCGGCCAGAGGGGCTAACCCGACTTACGACTTCAACGATGCCGCGCTGCCTTACGGGGCGGACTTCCACGTCACCATCGTGCGCCACCGGCTGCCGCTGGCCTAACGCCGTTTGAAGAGGGAGAGGGCGAATGATGAGGTCATGGATCTTCGCGGCGGTCGCCGTGGCGGCGTTGGCGCAGCCGGCGCACGCCGAGTTCAAGCTCGGCTGGGCAGGGCCGCTCACCGGCGGTAGCGCCGCCGTCGGCGTTCAGAACCGCAATGGTGTGCAACAAGCTGTAGATGACCTCAACGCGGCGGGCGGCATCCTCGGCGAGAAGATCGCCGTGCAGTTCGAGGACGACGCGGGTGATCCGAAGCAGGCTGTCTCCGTTGCCAACCGCTTGATGACCGACCGCATCAAGTTCGTGATCGGCCACCAGAACTCAGGCGCCTCAATCCCAGCCTCTGAAGTCTACGCCGAGTCAGTCGCGCTCCAGGTCACGCCGGCCTCGACCAACCCCGAGTTCACGGACCGCGGTCTCTGGAACACGTTCCGCATCTGACGGCGCGACGACCAACAGGGCACGGTCGCGGGCAACTACCTCGTGAAGAACTTCACTGGCAAGAAGGTCTTCATCGTCCACGATAAGACGCCGTACGGGCGGGGCCTTGCCGATGAGGTGAAGAAGGCGATCAATAAGGGCGGCCTGCGCGAGGTCGCGTTCGAGGGCATCAACGTCGGCGAGAAGGACTATTCGGCGCTCGCCTCGAAGATCAAGAGCCTCGGCGCCGACGTAGTCTACTTCGGCGGCGTCTACACCGAGGGCGGTCTGATCCTGCGTCAGATGCGCGATCAAGCGATTAACACTCCGATGATCGGCGGCGACGCAATGTATGCGAGCGAGTTCGCCTCGATCGCCGGGCCGGCTGGCGAGGGCGTCGGTGGCGCGAGCGGGTCGAGCGGTCCGGCGAACAGGCGGTCAAACTTCGCGTAATTGGCCCCGAACACGTTGTGGAAACCCGGCAGCGGCGTCCACTCGGCCTCACCGCGTATCAGCAACTGCTGCTGGTCGTTGAGGTTGCGGTAGGGCGTCAGCCGGTAGGGAAAGCCGCCATCGGCTTGGTCGAGATAGGCGCTGTCGGAGAAGCGCAGCACGTAGTTCAGGCGAAAGGTATCGGTGAGCTGCGCGCCGAGCTTGGTCGAAACCGTCTTGATGTCTGAAGGCGGTGCGCAGCGGCACGCCGACCGGCAGGAGCTCGAACGGTGTCACCGGCAGCGCGGCTTGGCGCAGGTGCTGCACGGAGAACGAATAATCGAAGATGCCCTCGGAGCCGGAGATGCGGCCGCCCTGGTTACCGGTGCCGTAGGAGCCGCCCTCGACGAAGGCAGTTGCCCGGGCTGGGCCCTCGCCGCGCTTTGTCACGAGCGAGATGACGCCGCCGATGGCGTCGGCCCCGTAGAGGCCCCTCTGGAGGCCGCGCCGCACCTGCAGTCGGGAGAGATCCTCGGTCTGAAGCTGGCTGAAATCGAAGGAGCGGTTTGGCGTTGAGGGGTCGTTGACGTCGATGCCGTCGATCAGGACCTTGACGTGGTTGGAGTTGGTACCGCGGATGAACACCGAGGTTTGGCCGCCTGCGCCGCCGGTCTGGACGACGTTGAGGCCCGCCACTTGCCGGAGAGCGTCTGGCGCGGTGCGAACCTACTGGGCCTGAAGCAGGTCGGAGGTGAGTACGGTGACGCTCGACCCGGTCTGTGTGACCGGCGTGGGCACGCCGGTGGCCGACACCGAGATCTCGGCGAGCGGGATGACAGCCTCCCCGCCTCGTGACGCGTCCGCAAATGGGGCGGCGACCTGCTGGGCGTGTGCTGCTGGCGCCGCAAGCAGTGCCTGACCGGCGCAGGAGAGCGCCAGCGCGCTCAGGCGAGCGCGGTGAAGGGAATGGGGCACGGGAGATAAGCCTCGGGCAACGGCAGTGGCACGTCACCGCGAACGAGGCCTCGGGTCACCGCCTCCACGCAGGATTGGCGGACCTTCGACACCCGCCAGGACACCCCGCCCAGCGCGTTTCGCGTGTGACCACGACTGACGGCAGGTCTCCTGGCTCGCGGGTCGCTGCCCTCTCACCGTCTTCCCGGGCGAGGCTGCCCAGTGACATGGTGGCGGAAGGCTCGCCGCTTACAGTTGCGGGGGCAGCCACGGCATCGGGTTCATCACCCTCACCGCGTTCCCTTTTGATCCCCAAGGGGCGCCGTCACGGCCAGCTA
Protein-coding regions in this window:
- a CDS encoding reverse transcriptase N-terminal domain-containing protein yields the protein MGRTGPRRRGDTRPARVLTSARVSTVETLWIAWTFRGRWTVTAELTGERGQTTWPEIDWAATEDAVKRLQGRIFRAAAAGKARQVKNLQKLLVRSTSAKRLAVRRVTQQNAGRETPGIDGVVCRTPESRMRLADHGLGQRG
- a CDS encoding MucR family transcriptional regulator, with amino-acid sequence MTGQNALSGTRQIDRTVAIVSAYVANNHVHSGNLTALIESVHAALGNIGLPEAKPEQGPDKATPAQIRKSITRDGLTSFIDGKIYKTLKRHIAGHGLNPQSYRERYGLPHDYPMVSVSYSETRSALARQNGLGRKPEPSDASDAETDSAPVPGKIGAGKRTKAA
- a CDS encoding TonB-dependent receptor; its protein translation is MAGLNVVQTGGAGGQTSVFIRGTNSNHVKVLIDGIDVNDPSTPNRSFDFSQLQTEDLSRLQVRRGLQRGLYGADAIGGVISLVTKRGEGPARATAFVEGGSYGTGNQGGRISGSEGIFDYSFSVQHLRQAALPVTPFELLPVGVPLRTAFRHQDGFDQARRAAHRYLSPELRAALLRQRLSRPSRWRLSLPADALPQPQRPAAVADTR